The DNA region CCATCAATAAAGTTTCTCAAGTCATCATAAATGAATAAATTTGCAAATGATCCAGTTTTCTTCTTTATTCAATCCGTTTCGTACTAGTGATTACTGGGCATGTGAACTCGGCCGAAGATTATTTTAGTAAGAAAATGTAGTTTGTGTGCAGGTCGTCTGATCCCCCACGCTGTAAGACCGAATATTACGCTGCTGATTCTTAATGAAATGTTGTTCCTGCCCTTCTAGAAATGGTTGAGTCAATGAAGAAAGTGGCCGGAATGGACGTGGAATTGACGGTAGAAGAAAGGAACTTGCTGTCTGTGGCGTATAAGAATGTGATTGGAGCTAGAAGAGCGTCCTGGAGGATAATCAGCAGCATCGAACAGAAGGAAGAGAACAAAGGCGGAGAAGATAAACTGAAAATGATCAAGGATTATCGGACAACGGTAAGGCGTCTCAGACTTTATAGCCAGACTGGCAGGAACGTCGGTAACAAGTCTACACTTTACATGAATGGGACTTGCAGAAATCTGTGCTTATTGCAGAATCGCCTTCACGTACATGAAGGTTTTCAGAGTGTGACAGATGCAGACATTTTGTAGATTATGTATAAACTAAAAGATATCAGGACCCTGGTGCAGATGCTGTGGTGTTAGTCCATGGCTGCCGCACCAGAGCCCTGTGAAGCCCCTTCCTGCGGGACCCCCGATGCCTTTGCTGATTGATAGACCCAGCTAGGCGTCATGTGTCACATATCAATGATTACAGCACGCTGGGCCTAATCCGATGCTCTGCCCTGGTCCAGAAGAGTCTCTGGGTCCTGTGAATCTTTTCTTCTACTGTAAATACACCCCTATATATGACTTCTGTAAGACCCCCTTCCTACCTAGCCATCACTTGATATGCTCTGTACTCCAGAGGCATCCCACTGAGAATCTTAATCTGGCTTTAGTCTTTATTACTTTATCCTGCTTGCCGTCCCTAGATTACTTACAAGGAGTATGTATGTTTGGACCTTGTATCATTGAGGCGCTGCTCTCCTGGGGACATTCCGATCTGGCAGCGGTCCTTGCTCTAGGTTCTGGTATATGCTACTGTTTTTGGAAGGGGGTGTGCCATCATGAATGACTAAGCATGGAAGGAATGGGGTGCTGAAAAGGGAATAGTCTTACAGGAAATGAATGACACATGTGTCTATACAGAATCCGGCATTCAGCAGTAACGCTCCAGGGTTTTCATTAATCACCTGTTATGTGACTGGATGTGGCAGAAGTGTCCCTTTATTTCATGACAACTGACGCGTTATGTGATGACTTTGTATTGTAGGTTGAGACTGAGCTGAAATCTATCTGTAATGACATTCTGGATGTACTGGACAAGCACCTCATTCCAGCTGCAAGCAGTGGGGAGTCTAAGGTTTTCTATTATAAAATGTAAGTAACGTATTCAGCCCACCGCTCCTGCCCATAGAGAGAATTGCTAAGATCTACCCTTGATGGGGAAGGGCGTAAACCGTTTAGTGCAATAACTCATCTAGGGATGGACTTTACATATAAAGCAATAACCTAATGTtcatttttactgttttttttattttttgtatattttatttatttatattttaatttttaggAAAGGAGACTACCACCGATATCTGGCAGAGTTTGCCATAGGCAATGACCGAAAGGAGGCTGCAGAGAACAGCCTGGTAGCCTACAAAGCTGCAAGCGATATCGCAATGACAGAACTTCCTCCAACACATCCCATTCGTTTAGGTCTCGCTCTCAATTTCTCTGTGTTCTATTATGAAATTCTTAATTCCCCTGATCGTGCATGCAGGTACGTTATAG from Ranitomeya variabilis isolate aRanVar5 chromosome 3, aRanVar5.hap1, whole genome shotgun sequence includes:
- the YWHAE gene encoding 14-3-3 protein epsilon isoform X1; this encodes MEEREALVYQAKLAEQAERYDEMVESMKKVAGMDVELTVEERNLLSVAYKNVIGARRASWRIISSIEQKEENKGGEDKLKMIKDYRTTVETELKSICNDILDVLDKHLIPAASSGESKVFYYKMKGDYHRYLAEFAIGNDRKEAAENSLVAYKAASDIAMTELPPTHPIRLGLALNFSVFYYEILNSPDRACRLAKAAFDDAIAELDTLSEESYKDSTLIMQLLRDNLTLWTSDMQGDGDEQNKEALQDVEDENP
- the YWHAE gene encoding 14-3-3 protein epsilon isoform X2 yields the protein MEEREALVYQAKLAEQAERYDEMVESMKKVAGMDVELTVEERNLLSVAYKNVIGARRASWRIISSIEQKEENKGGEDKLKMIKDYRTTVETELKSICNDILDVLDKHLIPAASSGESKVFYYKMKGDYHRYLAEFAIGNDRKEAAENSLVAYKAASDIAMTELPPTHPIRLGLALNFSVFYYEILNSPDRACRLAKAAFDDAIAELDTLSEESYKDSTLIMQLLRDNLTLWTSDMQGDDS